The Fimbriimonadaceae bacterium nucleotide sequence GGGGCAACTGATGATGAAATCTGGGGGTTTCTGGAGTGCCGCAATAGCCTCTACGAGCTGGGCAAAATTGGCAATGTTCGGGATGCGACGGGCAGCCTCTGGCACGAGTTGGCGCATCAGCCATCAAGACAGGAGCTTGCCTACCACTGTGGCAAGATTCATGTCGAGACTAGCTCGCATACGGAGAGACACAGGCAAGCCATCCACGTCTCTCGCGAACTGCAAAACCTGGCAACGAGCGCCTACGAGCCAGCCTGGGTAGCATCAGCGCTCTGGCAAGAAGCCATCTCTACCTATCCGGTTGATCCAGACTCCCCGCGCTACAGCCGATCCGCCATGTCTCGCCTTGGGCGCTACTTAAGCGATTGGCAGCCCCGAACCGATCGCGAGCGAAGTTTGCACAGGACCTTGTTCCAAACGTATCTTCGAGACCGACTGATCGCCCTAGAGGAGCTTTACCGGCATGGCGTCAGGAACAGGAGCCTTCTTGAGTATCAGCTCGCTGCCTTGCAAAGCGTGCTCCCAGAGATAGAAATTGGAGTGGATTTCAAAGGCACTAAAGAGGTCGAAGCACGGGCACTTATCGCACTGGGCAGACTTGACGAAGCAAGCGATGCACTGGAAGCCGCTGCCCAGCCAGGCGACACCTATAACTCTCTTAAAGTAGCGGTCACAACAGCCAGGTTGCACGTTGCCGACAAGGACGCAGATGGCGCGTTTCAAATCTTAGCGCAATGGGTGCCAATTGCGGAGACACAGTCGCTGTACCACTATCGAAGTCAGCTTGTTTCTATCGAACAGAGCCTGCTCCAAGCGTATCAACGTCTGCCCCTTGCCGAGAGAGTTGAAAGGAATGCAAGTGACATTGAAAGTTAGGTTTAGGTTTTGGGGCTCCTGAAGCTAAAAGGCCCTCCTGAGATAGAGCGGGCATGATCGATGGGCGAATCTACCTTCGCACCTCTCTGGACCAGCTCAAACGCCTGCATATTTGACCTAGCTGGCTACCTGAGCGATGCTGTCACTGCGTCTGCCGCCGCCGTTCTTGGCCGCAAGAGCACACGCGTTCTTGCGGCGAGGTGAGGGCGATGGCAGACAGATTTGAACTTGGCAATACATATATCACACCCAACGCGGAGTGCCAATTGGAGTGGATTGAGGTTCTCAGAGCGTTGAACCGGCACGCTTTGTGTGACTGGGGCGAGGTCGACGACGATGACCGCAAAGCTAACGACAGGGCATTGCAGCATGGCAGCAGGCTCCTCTCGGTCTACAGAGATGGGTGCGGCACGAAGTTTTGGATTATCACTGAGGCAGATAGATCAGCGACGACCGTTCTACTGCCCGAAGACTACTAAGAGCAGGCGAAACGCGTCTGCTCAACTTTCGTGCTGGTACAGACCGCGCCTAACGCGGCGAGGGCTGTTCCGTTGTCTTTTCAACCGTCGCGCCCCGGCTCTCCAACTCGGTAAAGATTGCGCTGATTTCCACCCCTAACCCCCGGGCCAGTTTCGCGACCACGTTGATCGTTGGCGTTCTGGTGCCACGCTCGATATGGGTCATGTAGGTGCGGTGAACCCCGCAGCGATAGGCAAACCCCTCTTGGCTGAACCCTCGCTCGGTCCGCCATTCCCGCACTAATCGACCGAACTCTTCTGGCAGCGACAACTCCGGCATTTCAAATACATTGGAATCCGCACCATATTTCTGTCTACTTCGTATATACTGGTGACTATAGTCACAGTTCGTTTAGCGCTGGCTGTGGCCAATTCACACTCGGAGGCATATCGATGAAGAGATTGTTGTCTTTCCGCCCATTTTTGGCGGTTATTGCTATTGTTCTCGTCGGCTGTGGTGGAGGCGGTGGGTCGGGCTCAAGCTCCGGCGGTGGTACCGGTCAGGTTCACGCCAACGTACGGGTCATCCCTTCAGATGGTTCCGTTACAGTCAACCGTCCTGATGCCAGTACCCTCGTTTTGACCGGTTCTGTTCCCCCAATTGTCGACGGCGACGTCTTGGTTTCCAGTACAGGTGAGGGGTTTCTTCGAAAAGCAAAGAAAGTCACCCGTTCACGCGAAGGCGAACTGACGATTACGACCGAGCCGGGCACCCTGGAGGACGTCTTCAGTAATGCCGAGATCGCTGTTGTGCGCACACTTGGCGCTGACGATGTGATCGAGCAGGGCCAAGTCGCCAGCGGCGTCACGGTCGAACCGAGCAGCCGGGTCGGTGGAGCCATTCGCATTGGTGTTCCCGAGCGTGTCATTGCCCAAGCAGGTGGTGTCGCTGTTAAGCTCGATGGCGGGATCGACCTATCGTTTGATCTGGACTTTCAACTTCGGGTCAGCGGTCTCCACATTCAGCACTGCCGAGCTGTGCTGACCAGTTCTGGGCAAGCTCAACTCCGTGTTCGCGGTGGCTTTAACGGCATCAACGTTAAGCACAAGCTAACGCATCTTTCCTTCAAGCCGATCACGATCTATGTCGGCACTGTGCTTGGCGTACCAGTGCCATTGGTTATCAAGACCGACGCTGACATCTTTGTGACCGTTCGAGGCGATATGGCCGCTGAGTTTACGGCCACAGCTACTGCCTCAGCAATGGTCCAAGGTGGAGCCGAGTTTAACGGCTCTGATTGGTCGCTCGTCAAGTCCTTTAACAAAGGCTTTGACCTTGCGATCGAGAAGAACTTCTCAACGGGATCAGTAGTCACCTTCTGTCCGATTTTGACTGAAGCGACCGTCAAACTCTATGACGTCGTCGGCCCGAACTTTTCGCTGGAGCCGAACTTTGTCTGTCGCTATGATCGGCAGAGCAATCCCAACGGCCTGAAGGTCAATGTCCAAGGAGCCTTCACCGCCTCAGCCGGGATTCGGGCCGAAGCGATGGGCAGAACCTGGGTAGACCGGCAGTTCCCTAACCTCCTAAACGCCAGTTTCAATGTCTTTGACCGGTTCTTCCCTGACGCCACTGGTGGTGGAGGAGGGGGAGGAGGCGGTGGCGGCGGCGGCGGTGGACCCTCTGAGGTCGTTATCGACAACTCCGATGCTGTTAGTAACATCAATTCCGTTGGATTCTTTAAGTGGGGCACCCCGAGCTACTGGCACACAGCAACTGGTCTGGGCATCAACGGCTCAATGCTCTGGACACAGAACAATCAGCAAGGGGTCCAGGCTCTGGATAATGTCGGTCAGTGGCGACCCAACCTCACGGCAGGCAGATACGAAATCTTTGCGTTCATCCCCCGCAACAACGCAACGACCAAGGATGCAAACTACGAAATCTGGATCGCGGGCAATAACTACACCACTGTTCACGTCAACCAGTTTGTCGTCTACGATGCCTGGGTGAGTCTCGGCACCTACGATCTTCCGGCTGGATCGAACAGCTTCGTCAGGTTGCTTGACGTCACCAACGAGCCCTGGATTTCCACTAAGATCGGCTTCGACGCGATGAAGTGGGTTCGTCGTTAGACCTGTCTCCCCAACACACTGCCCCGTCGTTAGCGGCGGGGCTCTTTTTGTTCTAAGAGATATGCGACCAACAAAAATGGGCGGTGCTCCAGATTGGATCTACCGCCCGTGCTCATTGATGTTCTACCAGTTCTCATTCTGGCAGGATCGTTCGTTCCTGACAATAGTCGAGTACCGCTAGCTGTGCGGATGAACGACCGTGCCGCAGTATTGACACCGCCACGGCGAATTTGCCGCATTGATGCTGGCGAATATCCAAACGATGATCCAAGCCCCGAACGAGAATAAGGTGACGATGGCATGGACAAGATGGTTGGCTTGGGCCTTGTTGGCTGAAACCACCTTGTCGCAGACCGGGCATTTGGCTGATGATGTTTTCATGCTTACTCCAAAGAAGTCCTCACCAATACGCTGTGAGTGACTATAGTATGCCATATTATATAGTTCAGCCAGTAATCTGAAGGCATACTTTTCGGCAGGACCGGTTAGCAGCCAAGGCGGCTTTGAGCTTGGTTAGGGAAACTCTTAGAGATCGCTACTGTAGCATGGCTTCGCTTCGAAGTCAGCGGACGCCAGACTTTCACCGGCATCATAGAACGAGTGGAAAGGGATTTCTCCATTGGTACCCAAAACAGGATGTTGAGACGTTCTGCATTGAACTATGGGGCTGGTCTAGAAGAGACCGGTGAACAGCATAGTATGCTGACTAAGACACGGCACTTTTGTTAACGATTTGTGGAAAACGTACTTGACGCAGGACAACCGTTTCCTGTACTCTTGTCTACTATATTAAGATTGAGGGACGGTACGTTGGGCTTGTCATTAGGCAAAGAATATTTCAGGCTATGGGCGAAAACAGACCCTAATGGGTTGTGGCATTCGTTACCCTACCATTTGCTCGATGTCGCCGCTACAGCCGAAGTTTTATGGGAGAGGTTGCCAGAACGTTCGAGAACTGTCGCTGTCAGACAGTTTCCTTCACTGCGGATGGCCCGAATTACTTGTATCTTCTTAGCAGCATGTCATGACATTGGTAAGGCCAATCGCTACTTTCAGGGCCAAGTAGACCAATTCAGGGAGGCATTGAAGGACCTTAGTGTTTCCTCTGAACGCGTACGACAGAAGCATGGACAGGCTACTAACGCTTACATGCTTGAGTTCTTAAAGGGTTGGGGATGGTCACCCATAGCCGCGAGGAGTGTCGCCGTTTGTGTAGGCGGGCACCATGGCTACTTTGTGGTCGATCACGGGCGAACAGCGCTGGGCATTCACAAGCCGCCTTGGACCGAATTATCTTTTGAGCTTTTAGAGGATTTAGCGCGAGTTTTGGATTTTGAGGAAGGAACCCCAGAACCCAAGAATCACGTCGAATTCGTTGGATGGTTGGCAGGTTTCGTCAGTGTGGCAGACTGGCTTGGCTCTCATGAGAAGATGGTAGGATTCAAAACTACTGAAAGTGATCTTGGCGATTATCTGTATAACGCGAGAAAGCGGGCTGTAGAGCTTCTGGACGATCTCAGATTTTATCCATCAGAATCTACTTCACGTCGGAATAC carries:
- a CDS encoding helix-turn-helix transcriptional regulator, with amino-acid sequence MPELSLPEEFGRLVREWRTERGFSQEGFAYRCGVHRTYMTHIERGTRTPTINVVAKLARGLGVEISAIFTELESRGATVEKTTEQPSPR
- a CDS encoding helix-turn-helix domain-containing protein, translating into MVQQRSFGEELRLLARRRYASLAAFSAVAGLSPGRISQIVKGTYPNLSYQTLETLLRAFPDIAEKEALYQAWIRDYAPSPIETELPTAGATDDEIWGFLECRNSLYELGKIGNVRDATGSLWHELAHQPSRQELAYHCGKIHVETSSHTERHRQAIHVSRELQNLATSAYEPAWVASALWQEAISTYPVDPDSPRYSRSAMSRLGRYLSDWQPRTDRERSLHRTLFQTYLRDRLIALEELYRHGVRNRSLLEYQLAALQSVLPEIEIGVDFKGTKEVEARALIALGRLDEASDALEAAAQPGDTYNSLKVAVTTARLHVADKDADGAFQILAQWVPIAETQSLYHYRSQLVSIEQSLLQAYQRLPLAERVERNASDIES